A window of Bradyrhizobium diazoefficiens genomic DNA:
TTGTAGACCGAGGTCATCGCCACCTCGCCGGAGGCGAGCAATTGCGGCGGCTGGGCGCCGGCCTTCCACCAGACGATGTCGCCCTTGATGGCGTCGAGCTTCCTGAACGCGCGATCGACACCGTCGTCGGTCGCCAGCACCTTGTAGACGTCCTTCGGTGCGACGCCGTCGGCCATGAGCGCGATCTCCAGCGTGGTTTTCGGGCCCTGACGCAGGCCGCGCTTGCCCGGAATCTTCTTGGTGTCGAAGAAATCGGCCCAGCCCTTCGGGGCGTCCTTCAGCTTGTCCTTGTCGTAGCCGAGAACGAAATCGTAGAGGATGGCGCCGACGCCGCAGGGATTGACCGCCGGCGGGATATAGGCGGCCTCGCCGCCGATTTTGGAATAGTCCATCTTCTCGAACAGGCCTTCCTCGCAGCCGACCGCCAGTTCGTCGCTCTCGACCTGGACGACGTCCCAGGTGGCAGCGCCGCCCTGCACCTTGGCGCGCAACACGCCGATGCCGCCGTCCCAGGACTCCTCGTTCATGGGAATGCCGGTCGCCTTCTTGAATGGCTCGAAATAGACCTTCTTCTGGGCGGCCTGGTACGCGCCGCCCCACGACACGACCGTGAGGTCGCGCGCCTGCGCGACTGTCGCCAGTGCGGCGCTGGCGCCGAGCGCCGCGGCGAAGCCCAGAACAATCTTGCCAATCTTGCGCTTCAGCATGGTCTTGGTTCCTTCTTCATGTCAGTTGCGGTGAGGTTGATCGA
This region includes:
- a CDS encoding ABC transporter substrate-binding protein, coding for MLKRKIGKIVLGFAAALGASAALATVAQARDLTVVSWGGAYQAAQKKVYFEPFKKATGIPMNEESWDGGIGVLRAKVQGGAATWDVVQVESDELAVGCEEGLFEKMDYSKIGGEAAYIPPAVNPCGVGAILYDFVLGYDKDKLKDAPKGWADFFDTKKIPGKRGLRQGPKTTLEIALMADGVAPKDVYKVLATDDGVDRAFRKLDAIKGDIVWWKAGAQPPQLLASGEVAMTSVYNGRIDAANKNEKKNFGIVWDGALFTLDSWVILKGSPNKDAAYKFLDFVGKAENQAKLSENIAYGTSNKDAAARLQPAVLKDLPTSPDNIKNAVEINVAFWLENIDRLTERFNKWAAK